Genomic window (Verrucomicrobiia bacterium):
GGCAAACGCCTGCATCATGCATGACGATGCGTTCTTCGGAACAAGAGTCTGTAAAGCGCCAGCAAGATAATGGCACCCACTACTGAGGCCAGGAACCCGGCCGCGTCGGTTTCACGATACCATCCCATTCCCAAGCCAACGTACCGCGCGACAAAAGCTCCCGCGATTCCCAGCAAGGTCGTGATGATAAACCCGCCTGGATCCCGTCCTGGCATGACGAACTTGGCAAGCGCACCCACTACGAACCCGATTAGAATAGTCCAAAGTATTTCCATATGTCCTCCGTTTGGTCTAACATTCGCCGCGCTTCGCAAAACCCCAATAGGGTGAACCCCGGCGTTCCTGCCTTCTCTGCACCCACATGAAGGTTGCCCGGCTCGGTGGGATCGATTAATGTCCGACGTTCTTGCACTCACGATTTAAGAGTTTGTTCATGAAAAAAGCCGAGTCTGAATCTGAAAACACGGTCGCGCCGGAAACCGCCGCGCCATCTGAGACTGTTGCCTCCGAGCAACCCGATATGCTCTCTCCCGAACAGGTGAACGAATTGAAGGCAAACGCCGCGAAAGCCGCGGAGCATTGGGATCGCCTCGTGCGCACCATGGCTGACTTCGACAACTACAAGAAGCGCGCCGTTCGCGAAAAGCAGGAAGCCATCCGGTTTGCGAACGAAGGGCTTATGGAAAAACTGGTGCCAGTGCTCGATAACTTTGAAATCGCCCTGGCCGCCGCCCAAACCGCCGGCACGGAGGCATCGCAATCCATGGCGACAGGCGTGAACATGATCCTGCAGCAGCTCAAGAACGTGCTCGTGGAAACAGGCCTCGAGGAGATCAATGCCACGGGCCAGCCGTTCGATCCCAATATTCACGAAGCGGTTTCCCAGCAGGAATCTTCCGAAGCGGCCGAGGGCACCGTGCTCCAGCAATTGCGCACGGGTTATCGGCTGCGGGAACGCCTGATTCGTCCGGCCACCGTCATCGTTGCCAAGGCACCGACGGCTCCCTGACCTATGGCCAAGCGCGATTATTACGACATCCTGGGAGTTGCACGATCCGCGGATGCGGAGGAAATCAAGAAGGCCTACCGCAAGCTCGCAATCAAGTTTCATCCAGACAAGAACCCTGGCGACAAGGCGGCCGAGGAAAAGTTCAAGGAACTTGGCGAGGCTTACGAGGTGCTGAACGATCCGCAAAAGCGCGCCGTCTATGATCAACACGGCCATGCAGCGTTTGATCGTCGATCAGGCGGCGGCTTCGCCCGCGGCGGTGGCTTTCACGATCCTGCGGATATTTTCCGCGAAGTGTTCGGAGGCGGCAGCATCTTCGATGAATTTTTCGGAGGCGGACGTTCGGATCCGTTTCAGCCGCAGCGAGGCGATGACCTGCGATACGACCTGGAAATCACGTTCGAGGAAGCGGCGCACGGTTGCGAAAAGGAAATCACGGTCACGAAACAGGATCGCTGTGAGCCGTGCAAGGGTTCGGGCGCCGAAGCCGGCTCGGGAACGAAAGCCTGCGCCACATGCGGCGGCCGCGGCCAGGTAATCAGTTCGCGTGGCATCTTCAGCATTGCGCAAACCTGCCCGCATTGCCAAGGCGCGGGCCGGATCATTGAACGCCCCTGCAAGACCTGCCATGGCAAGGGACGCCGCGACACGACTTCCAAGATCAAACTGCGCATTCCGGCGGGCGTGGACACCGGATCGCGTTTGCGTTCCGCTGGCAACGGA
Coding sequences:
- a CDS encoding GlsB/YeaQ/YmgE family stress response membrane protein; amino-acid sequence: MEILWTILIGFVVGALAKFVMPGRDPGGFIITTLLGIAGAFVARYVGLGMGWYRETDAAGFLASVVGAIILLALYRLLFRRTHRHA
- the grpE gene encoding nucleotide exchange factor GrpE, which codes for MKKAESESENTVAPETAAPSETVASEQPDMLSPEQVNELKANAAKAAEHWDRLVRTMADFDNYKKRAVREKQEAIRFANEGLMEKLVPVLDNFEIALAAAQTAGTEASQSMATGVNMILQQLKNVLVETGLEEINATGQPFDPNIHEAVSQQESSEAAEGTVLQQLRTGYRLRERLIRPATVIVAKAPTAP
- the dnaJ gene encoding molecular chaperone DnaJ; amino-acid sequence: MAKRDYYDILGVARSADAEEIKKAYRKLAIKFHPDKNPGDKAAEEKFKELGEAYEVLNDPQKRAVYDQHGHAAFDRRSGGGFARGGGFHDPADIFREVFGGGSIFDEFFGGGRSDPFQPQRGDDLRYDLEITFEEAAHGCEKEITVTKQDRCEPCKGSGAEAGSGTKACATCGGRGQVISSRGIFSIAQTCPHCQGAGRIIERPCKTCHGKGRRDTTSKIKLRIPAGVDTGSRLRSAGNGEGGLRGGPSGDLYVVLHVKPHEMFQRDGDDLLCEVPVSFVQAALGAEVQVPTLTGKTEIRVPAGTQPGTMFRLKGKGVKNVQGYGHGDLHVRINVEVPTHLNAEQKAKLQEFAELCNGKESPISQSFFEKAKSLFQ